The Microlunatus antarcticus genome window below encodes:
- a CDS encoding alpha/beta hydrolase: MSTTTLADVRPDAVTELDTVEWREPAGLNPRGTLVVLGGRGEPPEVYARFAARLSADAYRVVVVSTADPAGPAARTEITALLADPALVAPVVLVGSDTGARLALDLVGTADARPAALVLAGLPVGGPAAGASWPTDEIGARTACPTHQGVMRQSSRGSLADRPVLPRLARSLDLRGVPVLAVHGADDAISPLPAVLDVYRGAGVPEVHVVAEGRHDILNDVTHRSVAATLVLFLERLRLSSADDRGLAPLVVTTSTARPGR; encoded by the coding sequence GTGAGCACGACCACCCTCGCCGACGTCCGGCCCGACGCCGTCACCGAGCTCGACACGGTCGAGTGGCGCGAGCCCGCCGGCCTCAACCCGCGGGGGACGCTCGTCGTGCTCGGCGGCCGGGGCGAGCCGCCGGAGGTCTACGCCCGCTTCGCCGCCCGGCTGTCGGCCGACGCGTACCGGGTGGTCGTGGTCAGCACCGCCGACCCCGCCGGGCCCGCCGCCCGCACCGAGATCACCGCCCTGCTCGCCGACCCGGCGCTCGTCGCCCCGGTCGTGCTCGTCGGCTCCGACACCGGCGCCCGGCTCGCCCTCGACCTGGTCGGTACCGCCGACGCCCGACCCGCGGCGCTGGTCCTGGCCGGGCTCCCCGTCGGCGGTCCCGCCGCAGGCGCCTCCTGGCCGACGGACGAGATCGGCGCGCGGACCGCCTGCCCGACCCACCAGGGCGTGATGCGGCAGTCGTCGCGCGGCAGCCTGGCCGACCGCCCGGTGCTGCCCCGGCTCGCGCGGAGCCTGGACCTGCGGGGCGTGCCCGTCCTCGCCGTGCACGGCGCCGACGACGCGATCAGCCCGCTGCCCGCGGTGCTCGACGTCTACCGCGGGGCCGGCGTGCCCGAGGTCCACGTCGTGGCCGAGGGACGGCACGACATCCTGAACGACGTGACCCACCGCTCCGTCGCCGCGACCCTGGTCCTGTTCCTCGAGCGCCTGCGGCTCTCCTCCGCGGACGACCGCGGCCTCGCGCCGCTCGTCGTGACCACGTCGACCGCGCGTCCGGGGCGATGA
- a CDS encoding sulfurtransferase, with protein MTASTVLIGVDDLVRDRADGRPVRVLDVRWSLAEPDGRPAYRAGHIPGAVFVDLGSELSRHPAPGEGRHPLPDVADLQAAARSWGIDDGDAVVVYDDSGNLAASRAWWLLSHAGLDVSLLDGALGAWRAAGHELATGDETVEPGSVTLAYGTFDVLGLDDVEAWVAEQPLLDARAGERYRGEQEPIDPRAGHIPGALSAPTAENLDANGRFLGAAALRERFAGLGLDPDRPVGVYCGSGVTAAHEAVALTVAGYRPVLYPGSWSEWSSHPELPVATG; from the coding sequence ATGACGGCCAGCACGGTGCTGATCGGGGTGGACGACCTCGTCCGCGACCGGGCCGACGGCCGACCCGTACGCGTCCTCGACGTGCGCTGGTCCCTGGCCGAGCCGGACGGGCGCCCCGCCTACCGCGCCGGGCACATCCCGGGAGCCGTGTTCGTGGACCTCGGGTCCGAGCTGTCCCGGCACCCGGCGCCCGGCGAGGGACGCCACCCGCTGCCGGACGTGGCCGACCTGCAGGCGGCCGCCCGGTCGTGGGGGATCGACGACGGCGACGCGGTCGTCGTCTACGACGACTCGGGCAACCTCGCCGCGTCCCGCGCCTGGTGGCTGCTGAGCCACGCCGGGCTGGACGTCTCCCTGCTCGACGGGGCCCTCGGGGCCTGGCGGGCGGCCGGGCACGAGCTCGCCACCGGCGACGAGACGGTCGAGCCCGGGTCCGTCACGCTCGCGTACGGGACGTTCGACGTGCTCGGGCTGGACGACGTCGAGGCCTGGGTGGCGGAGCAGCCGCTGCTCGACGCCCGGGCCGGCGAGCGCTACCGCGGCGAGCAGGAGCCGATCGACCCCCGGGCCGGGCACATCCCGGGCGCGCTGAGCGCACCGACGGCGGAGAACCTGGACGCGAACGGGCGCTTCCTTGGCGCGGCCGCGCTGCGGGAACGCTTCGCCGGGCTCGGCCTCGACCCGGACCGCCCGGTCGGCGTCTACTGCGGCTCCGGCGTCACCGCCGCGCACGAGGCGGTCGCGCTGACCGTCGCCGGCTACCGCCCGGTGCTCTACCCGGGGTCCTGGTCGGAGTGGTCGTCGCACCCCGAGCTCCCCGTCGCGACCGGCTGA
- a CDS encoding LysR substrate-binding domain-containing protein, translating into MAAHLDLTQLRTFVAVTECGGQERAAAALHLSQPTVSQHVKLLERRLRQTLTRRNGRRTELTTDGERLLVEARRILAVHDEAVERLSAAGPPAVVIGSTETAAEQVLPGLLAVLRDAYPTTSVTFRIDRSTQLAEAVGRGAIDLAVLLGLGAEVPGRQVGALPLAWFAAPGWREPAPGVPVPLVAYVEPCGMRQLAVAELAATGRSIEVAAESTSLEGVLAAARAGLGVAVLPSGGAVPAGLVPVTHLPDLGAIGVFLAARRGLDVDVEAAGLSALEVFFGGLRQSSGSPMVPVHASSLELRTSGSYASEVITDARDGR; encoded by the coding sequence ATGGCGGCCCACCTCGACCTGACCCAGCTGCGGACGTTCGTGGCCGTCACCGAGTGCGGTGGCCAGGAGCGCGCGGCCGCGGCGCTGCACCTCAGTCAGCCCACGGTGAGCCAGCACGTCAAGCTGCTCGAACGACGCCTGCGCCAGACGCTGACGCGACGTAACGGGCGGCGTACGGAGCTCACGACCGACGGCGAACGGCTGCTCGTCGAGGCCCGCCGTATCCTCGCGGTGCACGACGAGGCCGTCGAACGCCTCTCGGCGGCCGGCCCACCCGCCGTGGTGATCGGCTCGACCGAGACCGCGGCCGAGCAGGTCCTGCCCGGGCTGCTCGCCGTGCTGCGCGACGCGTACCCGACGACGTCGGTCACGTTCCGGATCGACCGCTCGACCCAGCTGGCCGAGGCGGTCGGGCGGGGTGCGATCGACCTGGCCGTGCTCCTCGGGCTGGGCGCCGAGGTGCCGGGCCGTCAGGTGGGCGCGCTGCCGCTGGCCTGGTTCGCCGCGCCGGGCTGGCGCGAACCCGCTCCGGGCGTGCCCGTCCCACTGGTCGCGTACGTCGAGCCGTGCGGCATGCGCCAGCTCGCGGTCGCCGAGCTCGCCGCGACCGGCCGGTCGATCGAGGTGGCGGCGGAGTCCACCAGCCTCGAGGGCGTCCTCGCCGCGGCCCGGGCCGGCCTCGGCGTCGCGGTGCTGCCGAGCGGGGGCGCGGTACCGGCGGGGCTGGTGCCGGTGACCCACCTGCCCGACCTCGGCGCCATCGGGGTGTTCCTGGCCGCGCGCCGCGGGCTCGACGTCGACGTGGAGGCGGCCGGTCTGTCGGCGCTCGAGGTGTTCTTCGGCGGGCTGCGTCAGTCATCGGGGTCTCCGATGGTTCCGGTTCACGCTTCGTCGTTGGAGCTGCGGACGTCGGGTTCCTACGCTTCAGAGGTGATCACGGACGCGAGGGACGGGCGATGA
- a CDS encoding MarR family winged helix-turn-helix transcriptional regulator → MSQPGAQVELSASPGYLLKVAASALRSAMEDVLRPLGMTVTHYSCLELLAQRPGLSSSELARGAFVTRQSMNVLLQALQRDGLVIRPEQPVAGRTLPTELTAAGRRQVAVASAAVRAVEDRMVGDLGPPDRERLVALLRGCVDALHQA, encoded by the coding sequence ATGAGTCAACCCGGAGCCCAGGTCGAGCTGTCCGCCTCGCCGGGCTATCTCCTGAAGGTCGCCGCCAGCGCGCTGCGGTCGGCGATGGAGGACGTGCTGCGCCCGCTGGGGATGACGGTCACGCACTACTCCTGCCTCGAGCTCCTCGCGCAACGGCCCGGCCTGTCGAGCTCCGAGCTCGCGCGCGGGGCCTTCGTCACCCGGCAGTCGATGAACGTCCTGCTCCAGGCGCTGCAGCGCGACGGCCTCGTCATCCGGCCGGAGCAGCCGGTGGCGGGCCGCACGCTCCCCACGGAGCTCACCGCCGCCGGCCGGCGCCAGGTCGCCGTCGCCAGCGCCGCGGTGCGGGCCGTGGAGGACCGGATGGTCGGCGACCTCGGACCCCCCGACCGCGAGCGGCTCGTCGCGCTGCTCCGTGGCTGCGTCGACGCGCTCCACCAGGCCTGA